In the genome of Chaetodon auriga isolate fChaAug3 chromosome 15, fChaAug3.hap1, whole genome shotgun sequence, one region contains:
- the gjb1a gene encoding connexin 27.5 isoform X1, whose translation MPLTPPAEPDPEPKMNWASFYAVISGVNRHSTGIGRIWLSVLFIFRILVLVVAAESVWGDEKSGFTCNTQQPGCNSVCYDHFFPISHIRLWALQLILVSTPALLVAMHVAHRRHVDKRLYKLSGRANPKDLEQIKTQKMKITGALWWTYVISLLFRIVFEVTFMYVFYMIYPGYKMIRLVKCDSYPCPNTVDCFVSRPTEKTVFTVFMLAASGVCILLNIAEVVFLVGKACSKHLHNAGDSTMGAWIQQKLCSF comes from the exons ATGCCTCTTACACCTCCTGCTGAGCCGG ACCCGGAACCAAAGATGAACTGGGCATCATTCTATGCTGTCATCAGCGGTGTGAACAGACACTCCACAGGCATCGGTCGCATCTGGCTCTCTGTGCTGTTCATTTTCCGTATCCTGGTCCTGGTGGTTGCAGCGGAGAGCGTGTGGGGCGACGAGAAGTCCGGCTTCACCTGCAACACCCAGCAGCCGGGCTGCAACAGCGTCTGCTATGACCACTTCTTCCCCATCTCCCACATCCGCCTCTGGGCGCTCCAGCTCATCCTGGTCTCCACTCCTGCCCTGCTGGTGGCCATGCATGTGGCCCACCGCCGCCATGTTGACAAGAGGCTCTACAAACTATCAGGGAGGGCCAACCCCAAAGACCTGGAGCAGATAAAGACCCAGAAGATGAAAATCACAGGGGCTCTCTGGTGGACGTACGTCATCAGCCTGCTGTTCCGTATAGTCTTTGAGGTCACCTTTATGTATGTGTTCTACATGATCTACCCTGGTTACAAGATGATCCGGCTGGTGAAGTGTGACTCGTACCCTTGTCCCAACACAGTGGACTGCTTCGTGTCGAGGCCCACGGAGAAGACGgtcttcactgtgttcatgcTGGCTGCCTCAGGGGTTTGCATTCTGCTCAACATTGCAGAGGTGGTCTTCTTGGTGGGGAAGGCCTGCAGTAAGCATTTGCACAATGCTGGAGACTCGACTATGGGGGCTTGGATCCAACAAAAGCTCTGCTCGTTctaa
- the gjb1a gene encoding connexin 27.5 isoform X2 codes for MNWASFYAVISGVNRHSTGIGRIWLSVLFIFRILVLVVAAESVWGDEKSGFTCNTQQPGCNSVCYDHFFPISHIRLWALQLILVSTPALLVAMHVAHRRHVDKRLYKLSGRANPKDLEQIKTQKMKITGALWWTYVISLLFRIVFEVTFMYVFYMIYPGYKMIRLVKCDSYPCPNTVDCFVSRPTEKTVFTVFMLAASGVCILLNIAEVVFLVGKACSKHLHNAGDSTMGAWIQQKLCSF; via the coding sequence ATGAACTGGGCATCATTCTATGCTGTCATCAGCGGTGTGAACAGACACTCCACAGGCATCGGTCGCATCTGGCTCTCTGTGCTGTTCATTTTCCGTATCCTGGTCCTGGTGGTTGCAGCGGAGAGCGTGTGGGGCGACGAGAAGTCCGGCTTCACCTGCAACACCCAGCAGCCGGGCTGCAACAGCGTCTGCTATGACCACTTCTTCCCCATCTCCCACATCCGCCTCTGGGCGCTCCAGCTCATCCTGGTCTCCACTCCTGCCCTGCTGGTGGCCATGCATGTGGCCCACCGCCGCCATGTTGACAAGAGGCTCTACAAACTATCAGGGAGGGCCAACCCCAAAGACCTGGAGCAGATAAAGACCCAGAAGATGAAAATCACAGGGGCTCTCTGGTGGACGTACGTCATCAGCCTGCTGTTCCGTATAGTCTTTGAGGTCACCTTTATGTATGTGTTCTACATGATCTACCCTGGTTACAAGATGATCCGGCTGGTGAAGTGTGACTCGTACCCTTGTCCCAACACAGTGGACTGCTTCGTGTCGAGGCCCACGGAGAAGACGgtcttcactgtgttcatgcTGGCTGCCTCAGGGGTTTGCATTCTGCTCAACATTGCAGAGGTGGTCTTCTTGGTGGGGAAGGCCTGCAGTAAGCATTTGCACAATGCTGGAGACTCGACTATGGGGGCTTGGATCCAACAAAAGCTCTGCTCGTTctaa
- the tbc1d8b gene encoding TBC1 domain family member 8B isoform X1 — protein MWLKPEEILLKNAFKLWVTEEDNEYFVLQRRRGYGEGGGGLTGLLVGTLDTVLDSTSKVAPYRILHHTPDSQVYWSIACGVTKEEIVQHWDWLQQNIMRTLSVFDSSEDITSFVQGKIRGLIAEEGKSSLVLEEDPEKFREALLRFEKWFELPPEEKLVTYYSCSYWKGKVPCQGWLYLSTNFLCFYSYLLGAEVKLVISWDEIWRLEKTSNVLLTESIHVLAHGEDHYFSMLLHLNETFVIMEQLADYSIKRLFDKEAFQREPALADPLQITKRGLEAHAKSEQFRAFFRLPKEENLLEVHESFLWVPFSHFNTLGKICLSENYLCFASQDGSQCHIIIPMREVVNVEKPDSSSRALTVCVRGKRALRFSEVRDYQRLANTIRSRCGISASPQHSASSEAIRGECQSLINHFEDNPEDVTLMVGQKGSSKAVSTEALMTVFHPQDVENLDPKMLKEKMKEQSWNIHFSEYGRGTSMFFTKKTRDLIVRGVPEALRGELWMLLSGAVNDMATHPGYYAELVEQSLGTSTLATDEIERDLHRSLPEHPAFQSDTGISALRRVLTAYAYRNPKIGYCQAMNILTSVLLLYAKEEEAFWLLVAVCERMLPDYFNRRIIGALVDQAVFEDLIRDNLPQLVEHMTDLSFFSSVSLSWFLTLFISVLPIESAVNVVDCFFYDGIKAILQLGLAVLDYNMEALISCHDDAEAVTILNKFFDSVTNKDSPLPPTVQQAPVGSNDKASHFNVDISALIREAYEKYGHIRSEEVESSRKRNKLHVIQTLEDTTKQNVIRVVSQEVRFSSSQLDELYNLFKRQHFLCCYWTMKSPALLHHDPSLAYLEQYQLGFQQFSGLFSLLEPWAFCTIKSTLSLWIFRLIDENQDGLVNFKEFCCALDTLYSGSFTNKLKFLFKLHLPPAFTGSPLHVKEQRIQHFIPVTEDSSHLSRLSAFDLPEDGVIRKSPERGRGKVDLQAYLKQWQNEILKKEETIKDLPRINQAQFIQFSKTLYNIFHGDPEEESLYRAVAHVTSLLLRMEEVGRRLQEPNSPPECTKPASTAAAAAAEEPSTKEATTTPESSDTSGSHSSRDAGPDLSEMEWSFSFEQVLASLLNEPAIVSFFDRPVDIQTKLGHAKVAQLKLKANK, from the exons ATGTGGCTCAAACCTGAAGAGATTCTGCTGAAAAACGCCTTCAAATTATGGGTCACCGAGGAGGATAATGAGTATTTCGTACTGCAAAGGAGACGAGGCTACGGAGAAGGTGGAGGCGGTTTGACAG GCCTCCTTGTGGGAACTCTGGATACTGTGTTGGACTCCACATCCAAAGTTGCTCCGTACCGCATTCTACACCACACACCAGACTCGCAAGTGTATTGGTCAATAGCATGTG GTGTCACCAAAGAGGAGATTGTTCAGCACTGGGAttggctgcagcagaacatCATGAGGACGCTCTCTGTCTTTGACTCCAGTGAAGACATCACCAGCTTTGTACAGGGCAAGATTAGA gGTCTTATCGCTGAGGAAGGGAAGTCGTCCCTGGTGCTGGAGGAAGATCCTGAGAAGTTCAGAGAAGCACTTTTGAGGTTTGAGAAGTGGTTTGAGCTGCCACCGGAGGAAAAGCTGGTCACATACTACTCGTGCAGCTACTGGAAGGGCAAAGTGCCCTGCCAGGGCTGGCTCTACCTCAGCACAAACTTCCTGTGCTTCTATTCATACCTGCTGGGAGCTGAGG TGAAGCTGGTCATCTCCTGGGATGAGATCTGGAGGCTGGAGAAAACCTCTAACGTTCTACTGACTGAGAGCATCCATGTCTTGGCTCATGGGGAGGATCACTACTTCTCCATGCTGCTGCACCTTAATGAAACATTTGTTATCATGGAACAGCTGGCCGACTACTCCATTAAGCGCCTTTTTGATAAGGAGGCCTTCCAGAGAGAGCCAGCGCTCGCTGACCCCCTGCAAATTACCAAGAG AGGCCTAGAAGCTCATGCAAAGAGCGAGCAGTTCCGAGCATTTTTCAGGCTTCCCAAAGAGGAAAATCTGTTAGAGGTGCATGAGAGCTTCCTGTGGGTGCCCTTCAGCCATTTTAACACGCTTGGCAAGATCTGCCTGTCTGAGAACTACCTGTGTTTCGCCAGCCAGGATGGAAGCCAGTGCCATATCATCATTCCAATGCGAGAG GTTGTTAATGTTGAGAAGCCagactccagcagcagagctttaacggtgtgtgtgcgtggcaaGAGGGCGCTGCGTTTCTCTGAGGTTCGGGACTACCAGCGGCTTGCCAACACAATCCGTAGCAGGTGTGGGATTAGCGCCAGCCCTCAGCACTCTGCTTCATCAGAG GCCATACGAGGCGAGTGCCAGTCACTCATCAACCACTTCGAGGACAACCCAGAGGACGTAACACTGATGGTGGGGCAGAAAGGCAGCAGCAAGGCTGTAAGCACAGAGGCTCTCATGACTGTTTTCCATCCCCAGGATGTTGAAAACCTTGACCCAAAAATG cttaaagaaaagatgaaggaaCAGTCTTGGAACATCCATTTCTCTGAATACGGACGTGGCACGAGCATGTTCTTCACCAAGAAGACACGAGACTTGATTGTTCGTGGTGTTCCCGAGGCCTTGAGAGGAGAGCTGTGGATGCTGCTTTCAG GAGCCGTGAACGACATGGCCACTCACCCTGGCTATTACGCCGAGCTGGTTGAACAGTCTCTTGGCACAAGCACTTTGGCTACGGACGAGATTGAGAGAGACTTGCACCGCTCTCTGCCAGAACACCCTGCCTTTCAGAGTGACACAGGAATCTCAGCTCTGCGCAGAGTCCTCACTGCCTATGCATACAGGAACCCCAAAATCGGCTACTGCCAG GCCATGAACATCCTCACCTCAGTTCTCCTTCTCTACGCTAAAGAAGAGGAGGCTTTCTGGCTGTTAGTGGCCGTCTGTGAGAGGATGTTGCCGGATTACTTTAACCGCCGAATTATTG GCGCTTTGGTCGATCAGGCGGTGTTTGAGGATCTGATTCGAGACAACCTGCCCCAGCTGGTGGAGCACATGACGGACCTGAGCTTCTTCTCGTCCGTGTCCTTGTCCTGGTTCCTCACTCTCTTCATCAGCGTCCTGCCCATAGAGAGTGCTGTGAACGTGGTGGACTGTTTTTTCTACGACGGCATAAAAGCCATTCTGCAGCTCGGCCTGGCAGTGCTGGACTACAACATGGAGGCTCTGATCAGTTGCCACGATGATGCCGAGGCCGTCACCATCCTCAACAA ATTCTTCGACAGCgtgacaaacaaagacagtCCGTTGCCTCCAACAGTGCAGCAAGCTCCAGTGGGCAGTAACGATAAAGCATCCCACTTCAACGTGGATATCAGCGCTCTGATCCGAGAGGCGTACGAG AAATATGGACATATCCGTTCAGAGGAAGTCGAGAGTTCAcggaaaagaaacaaactgcATGTGATCCAGACACTGGAGGATACAACCAAACAAAATGTT ATTCGGGTGGTGTCCCAAGAGGTCAGATTCAGTTCCTCACAGCTTGATGAGCTTTATAACTTGTTCAAA AGGCagcatttcctctgctgctacTGGACGATGAAGAGTCCCGCTCTGCTCCATCATGACCCCAGCCTGGCCTATTTGGAGCAGTACCAGTTGGGTTTCCAACAGTTCAGCGGGCTCTTCTCCCTGCTGGAGCCCTGGGCTTTCTGCACCATCAAGAgcaccctctctctctggatCTTCCGCCTGATAGACGAGAATCAGGACGGCCTCGTCAACTTTAAAGAGTTCTGCTGTGCCCTTG ATACTTTGTACAGTGGATCCTTCACAAATAAGCTGAAATTCCTCTTCAAGCTGCACCTGCCACCAG CTTTCACAGGTAGTCCTTTGCACGTAAAGGAACAAAGAATCCAGCACTTTATTCCAGTGACTGAAGACTCTTCTCACTTGAGTAGACTCTCTG CGTTTGACCTTCCTGAAGATGGTGTGATCAGGAAAAGCCCTGAAAGAG GTAGAGGCAAAGTGGACCTGCAGGCCTACCTGAAACAATGGCAAAATGAAATACTTAAGAAAGAGGAAACCATCAAGGATCTACCCCGAATTAACCAG gcTCAGTTCATCCAGTTCTCCAAGACCCTGtacaacatttttcatggtgATCCAGAGGAGGAGTCTCTGTACCGAGCCGTGGCCCATGTGACCAGCCTTCTCCTGAGGATGGAAGAGGTGGGGCGGAGGCTGCAGGAGCCGAACAGCCCCCCCGAGTGCACAAAGCCTGCCAGCAccgctgccgccgctgctgcagaggagcctTCAACCAAAGAAGCTACTACCACCCCGGAGAGCTCCGACACCTCCGGCTCCCACAGCAGTCGGGATGCAGGGCCCGACCTTTCAGAGATGGAGTGGTCCTTCTCGTTCGAGCAGGTTCTGGCTTCTCTGCTCAACGAGCCGGCCATAGTCAGCTTCTTCGACAGGCCTGTCGACATTCAGACTAAGCTGGGACACGCTAAGGTTGCCCAGCTGAAGCTAAAAGCAAATAAGTGA
- the tbc1d8b gene encoding TBC1 domain family member 8B isoform X2: MWLKPEEILLKNAFKLWVTEEDNEYFVLQRRRGYGEGGGGLTGLLVGTLDTVLDSTSKVAPYRILHHTPDSQVYWSIACGVTKEEIVQHWDWLQQNIMRTLSVFDSSEDITSFVQGKIRGLIAEEGKSSLVLEEDPEKFREALLRFEKWFELPPEEKLVTYYSCSYWKGKVPCQGWLYLSTNFLCFYSYLLGAEVKLVISWDEIWRLEKTSNVLLTESIHVLAHGEDHYFSMLLHLNETFVIMEQLADYSIKRLFDKEAFQREPALADPLQITKRGLEAHAKSEQFRAFFRLPKEENLLEVHESFLWVPFSHFNTLGKICLSENYLCFASQDGSQCHIIIPMREVVNVEKPDSSSRALTVCVRGKRALRFSEVRDYQRLANTIRSRCGISASPQHSASSEAIRGECQSLINHFEDNPEDVTLMVGQKGSSKAVSTEALMTVFHPQDVENLDPKMLKEKMKEQSWNIHFSEYGRGTSMFFTKKTRDLIVRGVPEALRGELWMLLSGAVNDMATHPGYYAELVEQSLGTSTLATDEIERDLHRSLPEHPAFQSDTGISALRRVLTAYAYRNPKIGYCQAMNILTSVLLLYAKEEEAFWLLVAVCERMLPDYFNRRIIGALVDQAVFEDLIRDNLPQLVEHMTDLSFFSSVSLSWFLTLFISVLPIESAVNVVDCFFYDGIKAILQLGLAVLDYNMEALISCHDDAEAVTILNKFFDSVTNKDSPLPPTVQQAPVGSNDKASHFNVDISALIREAYEKYGHIRSEEVESSRKRNKLHVIQTLEDTTKQNVIRVVSQEVRFSSSQLDELYNLFKRQHFLCCYWTMKSPALLHHDPSLAYLEQYQLGFQQFSGLFSLLEPWAFCTIKSTLSLWIFRLIDENQDGLVNFKEFCCALDTLYSGSFTNKLKFLFKLHLPPAFDLPEDGVIRKSPERGRGKVDLQAYLKQWQNEILKKEETIKDLPRINQAQFIQFSKTLYNIFHGDPEEESLYRAVAHVTSLLLRMEEVGRRLQEPNSPPECTKPASTAAAAAAEEPSTKEATTTPESSDTSGSHSSRDAGPDLSEMEWSFSFEQVLASLLNEPAIVSFFDRPVDIQTKLGHAKVAQLKLKANK; this comes from the exons ATGTGGCTCAAACCTGAAGAGATTCTGCTGAAAAACGCCTTCAAATTATGGGTCACCGAGGAGGATAATGAGTATTTCGTACTGCAAAGGAGACGAGGCTACGGAGAAGGTGGAGGCGGTTTGACAG GCCTCCTTGTGGGAACTCTGGATACTGTGTTGGACTCCACATCCAAAGTTGCTCCGTACCGCATTCTACACCACACACCAGACTCGCAAGTGTATTGGTCAATAGCATGTG GTGTCACCAAAGAGGAGATTGTTCAGCACTGGGAttggctgcagcagaacatCATGAGGACGCTCTCTGTCTTTGACTCCAGTGAAGACATCACCAGCTTTGTACAGGGCAAGATTAGA gGTCTTATCGCTGAGGAAGGGAAGTCGTCCCTGGTGCTGGAGGAAGATCCTGAGAAGTTCAGAGAAGCACTTTTGAGGTTTGAGAAGTGGTTTGAGCTGCCACCGGAGGAAAAGCTGGTCACATACTACTCGTGCAGCTACTGGAAGGGCAAAGTGCCCTGCCAGGGCTGGCTCTACCTCAGCACAAACTTCCTGTGCTTCTATTCATACCTGCTGGGAGCTGAGG TGAAGCTGGTCATCTCCTGGGATGAGATCTGGAGGCTGGAGAAAACCTCTAACGTTCTACTGACTGAGAGCATCCATGTCTTGGCTCATGGGGAGGATCACTACTTCTCCATGCTGCTGCACCTTAATGAAACATTTGTTATCATGGAACAGCTGGCCGACTACTCCATTAAGCGCCTTTTTGATAAGGAGGCCTTCCAGAGAGAGCCAGCGCTCGCTGACCCCCTGCAAATTACCAAGAG AGGCCTAGAAGCTCATGCAAAGAGCGAGCAGTTCCGAGCATTTTTCAGGCTTCCCAAAGAGGAAAATCTGTTAGAGGTGCATGAGAGCTTCCTGTGGGTGCCCTTCAGCCATTTTAACACGCTTGGCAAGATCTGCCTGTCTGAGAACTACCTGTGTTTCGCCAGCCAGGATGGAAGCCAGTGCCATATCATCATTCCAATGCGAGAG GTTGTTAATGTTGAGAAGCCagactccagcagcagagctttaacggtgtgtgtgcgtggcaaGAGGGCGCTGCGTTTCTCTGAGGTTCGGGACTACCAGCGGCTTGCCAACACAATCCGTAGCAGGTGTGGGATTAGCGCCAGCCCTCAGCACTCTGCTTCATCAGAG GCCATACGAGGCGAGTGCCAGTCACTCATCAACCACTTCGAGGACAACCCAGAGGACGTAACACTGATGGTGGGGCAGAAAGGCAGCAGCAAGGCTGTAAGCACAGAGGCTCTCATGACTGTTTTCCATCCCCAGGATGTTGAAAACCTTGACCCAAAAATG cttaaagaaaagatgaaggaaCAGTCTTGGAACATCCATTTCTCTGAATACGGACGTGGCACGAGCATGTTCTTCACCAAGAAGACACGAGACTTGATTGTTCGTGGTGTTCCCGAGGCCTTGAGAGGAGAGCTGTGGATGCTGCTTTCAG GAGCCGTGAACGACATGGCCACTCACCCTGGCTATTACGCCGAGCTGGTTGAACAGTCTCTTGGCACAAGCACTTTGGCTACGGACGAGATTGAGAGAGACTTGCACCGCTCTCTGCCAGAACACCCTGCCTTTCAGAGTGACACAGGAATCTCAGCTCTGCGCAGAGTCCTCACTGCCTATGCATACAGGAACCCCAAAATCGGCTACTGCCAG GCCATGAACATCCTCACCTCAGTTCTCCTTCTCTACGCTAAAGAAGAGGAGGCTTTCTGGCTGTTAGTGGCCGTCTGTGAGAGGATGTTGCCGGATTACTTTAACCGCCGAATTATTG GCGCTTTGGTCGATCAGGCGGTGTTTGAGGATCTGATTCGAGACAACCTGCCCCAGCTGGTGGAGCACATGACGGACCTGAGCTTCTTCTCGTCCGTGTCCTTGTCCTGGTTCCTCACTCTCTTCATCAGCGTCCTGCCCATAGAGAGTGCTGTGAACGTGGTGGACTGTTTTTTCTACGACGGCATAAAAGCCATTCTGCAGCTCGGCCTGGCAGTGCTGGACTACAACATGGAGGCTCTGATCAGTTGCCACGATGATGCCGAGGCCGTCACCATCCTCAACAA ATTCTTCGACAGCgtgacaaacaaagacagtCCGTTGCCTCCAACAGTGCAGCAAGCTCCAGTGGGCAGTAACGATAAAGCATCCCACTTCAACGTGGATATCAGCGCTCTGATCCGAGAGGCGTACGAG AAATATGGACATATCCGTTCAGAGGAAGTCGAGAGTTCAcggaaaagaaacaaactgcATGTGATCCAGACACTGGAGGATACAACCAAACAAAATGTT ATTCGGGTGGTGTCCCAAGAGGTCAGATTCAGTTCCTCACAGCTTGATGAGCTTTATAACTTGTTCAAA AGGCagcatttcctctgctgctacTGGACGATGAAGAGTCCCGCTCTGCTCCATCATGACCCCAGCCTGGCCTATTTGGAGCAGTACCAGTTGGGTTTCCAACAGTTCAGCGGGCTCTTCTCCCTGCTGGAGCCCTGGGCTTTCTGCACCATCAAGAgcaccctctctctctggatCTTCCGCCTGATAGACGAGAATCAGGACGGCCTCGTCAACTTTAAAGAGTTCTGCTGTGCCCTTG ATACTTTGTACAGTGGATCCTTCACAAATAAGCTGAAATTCCTCTTCAAGCTGCACCTGCCACCAG CGTTTGACCTTCCTGAAGATGGTGTGATCAGGAAAAGCCCTGAAAGAG GTAGAGGCAAAGTGGACCTGCAGGCCTACCTGAAACAATGGCAAAATGAAATACTTAAGAAAGAGGAAACCATCAAGGATCTACCCCGAATTAACCAG gcTCAGTTCATCCAGTTCTCCAAGACCCTGtacaacatttttcatggtgATCCAGAGGAGGAGTCTCTGTACCGAGCCGTGGCCCATGTGACCAGCCTTCTCCTGAGGATGGAAGAGGTGGGGCGGAGGCTGCAGGAGCCGAACAGCCCCCCCGAGTGCACAAAGCCTGCCAGCAccgctgccgccgctgctgcagaggagcctTCAACCAAAGAAGCTACTACCACCCCGGAGAGCTCCGACACCTCCGGCTCCCACAGCAGTCGGGATGCAGGGCCCGACCTTTCAGAGATGGAGTGGTCCTTCTCGTTCGAGCAGGTTCTGGCTTCTCTGCTCAACGAGCCGGCCATAGTCAGCTTCTTCGACAGGCCTGTCGACATTCAGACTAAGCTGGGACACGCTAAGGTTGCCCAGCTGAAGCTAAAAGCAAATAAGTGA
- the gja2 gene encoding gap junction protein, alpha 2: MGDWNLLGKLLESAQEHSTVVGKVWLTVLFIFRILVLGAAAEKVWGDEQSGFTCDTKQPGCQNVCYDKTFPISHIRFWVMQIIFVSTPTLIYLGHILHLVRMEEKEKQKEKELAIQIEKQQLLGNKTKKAPIKDNQGHVRLQGTLLRTYVFNIIFKTLFEVGFIVAQYFLYGFELKPMYTCDRWPCPNMVNCYISRPTEKTVFILFMLAVACISLLLNLVEMYHLGFTKCHQGLRYRRSQAANEGSKALTETVMPFVPSYNYFAGHPAVPEPFPADTKYSMAEPNSAYSPYSSKVVYKQNRDNMAVERKGKAEEDDVKERKTSSSAFEVPVENPRRNSQSSKHSNNKSRLDDLKI; encoded by the coding sequence ATGGGGGACTGGAACTTGTTGGGGAAGCTGCTGGAGAGCGCCCAGGAACACTCCACCGTTGTGGGCAAAGTCTGGCTGACAGTGCTTTTCATCTTCCGCATCCTGGTGCTGGGAGCTGCCGCTGAGAAGGTGTGGGGCGACGAGCAGTCCGGCTTCACGTGTGACACCAAGCAGCCCGGTTGTCAGAACGTCTGTTATGACAAGACCTTCCCCATTTCTCACATCCGCTTCTGGGTGATGCAGATCATCTTTGTCTCCACGCCAACTCTCATTTATCTGGGCCACATCCTTCATCTGGTTCGcatggaggaaaaggagaaacagaaggagaaggaaCTCGCCATCCAGATTGAAAAGCAGCAGTTACTTGGCAACAAGACCAAGAAGGCCCCAATTAAAGACAACCAGGGCCACGTGCGTTTGCAAGGCACACTGCTGCGAACCTACGTCTTCAACATTATTTTCAAGACCTTGTTTGAAGTGGGCTTTATTGTTGCTCAGTACTTCCTGTATGGGTTTGAGCTCAAGCCAATGTACACTTGCGACCGCTGGCCTTGCCCTAATATGGTGAACTGCTACATCTCCCGACCCACCGAGAAGACagtcttcatcctcttcatgtTGGCCGTGGCCTGCATCTCCCTGCTACTCAACCTGGTGGAAATGTACCATCtaggtttcacaaagtgccaCCAGGGCCTTCGTTACAGAAGATCTCAGGCTGCAAATGAGGGTTCCAAGGCCCTAACTGAGACGGTCATGCCCTTTGTCCCAAGCTATAACTACTTTGCTGGTCATCCTGCAGTGCCTGAACCTTTCCCCGCGGACACCAAGTACAGCATGGCAGAACCAAACTCTGCTTACAGCCCCTACAGCAGCAAGGTGGTTTACAAGCAGAATAGAGACAATATGGCcgtggagagaaaaggaaaagcagaagaagatgatgtgaaggagaggaaaacCTCCAGTTCAGCCTTTGAAGTGCCTGTCGAAAATCCACGGCGAAACAGTCAGTCAAGCAAGCACAGCAATAACAAGAGCAGGCTGGATGACCTGAAGATCTAA